The following coding sequences lie in one Fusobacterium sp. genomic window:
- the dnaG gene encoding DNA primase, whose protein sequence is MRYRSEDIDMLIESLRIEEVVGEFVELKKSGSSYKGLCPFHQDTSPSFMVSPSKNICKCFVCGAGGNPIKFYSEYKKISFIEAVEELSKKYGIPIKGIRNSRKNEENYEKYYKIMEDAHSFFKEYIFSNSGREAMEYLVSRKLNSKIIKDNELGFAPNKWNELNDYLVSKGYELKDLIALGLVKESENGQYDVFRNRIIFPIYSPVGKIIAFGGRTLENNKEIPKYINSPDTPIFKKGKNLYGLERGSMIKKKNYAMLMEGYMDVLSGYLYGFDVALAPLGTALTEEQGKLLKRYTSNIILSFDSDAAGQSATERAGMILKALGFNIRVLVLEGAKDPDEYLKLYGKESFLKCVKNSVEIFDFLFKYYSKEYDLSNMMSKQNFINRFKEFFQSVETDLEKSLYLDKLSKQLSIEKDILKETLVVKNRKKSRKVEGITEDISISKEETASKLEELTLGLIIAKNEYFEYFKNKNIKGSLTKKIFQYLKEKDDESNIVREFKDSVELTISETEEWEIIICMVINDFSNDDRTNKLLEEIFISWFRIELKEKQKNRENISKTIELKSIELKLNATNDFSKILDIYKEYEEIVNL, encoded by the coding sequence GTGAGATATAGGTCTGAAGACATAGATATGCTGATAGAAAGCCTCAGAATAGAAGAGGTAGTTGGCGAATTTGTAGAACTGAAAAAATCGGGCTCAAGTTATAAGGGATTATGTCCTTTCCATCAAGATACCTCTCCTTCTTTTATGGTCAGTCCAAGTAAAAATATATGTAAATGTTTTGTTTGTGGGGCTGGGGGAAATCCTATAAAATTTTATTCTGAATATAAAAAGATAAGCTTTATAGAAGCTGTTGAAGAACTTTCTAAAAAATATGGAATACCTATAAAAGGAATCAGAAACAGCAGAAAAAATGAAGAGAATTATGAAAAATACTATAAAATAATGGAAGATGCTCACAGCTTTTTTAAGGAATATATTTTTTCTAATAGTGGAAGAGAGGCTATGGAATATTTGGTATCCAGAAAGCTCAATTCAAAAATTATAAAAGATAATGAATTGGGATTTGCTCCAAATAAATGGAATGAGCTCAATGATTATCTTGTCAGTAAGGGATATGAATTAAAAGATCTGATTGCTTTAGGCCTTGTAAAAGAGAGTGAAAATGGACAGTATGATGTATTCAGAAATAGAATTATATTTCCAATTTATTCTCCAGTAGGTAAAATAATAGCTTTTGGAGGAAGAACCCTTGAAAATAATAAGGAAATTCCTAAATACATAAATTCTCCAGATACACCTATTTTTAAAAAAGGGAAGAATCTATATGGACTGGAACGAGGAAGCATGATTAAGAAAAAAAATTATGCTATGCTCATGGAAGGATATATGGATGTATTATCAGGATATTTATATGGATTTGATGTAGCTTTGGCTCCTTTGGGAACAGCTTTGACTGAGGAGCAGGGAAAACTTCTAAAAAGATATACTTCTAATATAATACTTTCTTTTGACTCAGATGCAGCAGGACAGTCAGCAACTGAAAGAGCTGGAATGATATTGAAGGCATTAGGTTTTAATATCAGAGTTCTAGTTCTGGAAGGAGCAAAGGATCCTGATGAATATTTAAAACTGTATGGAAAAGAAAGTTTTTTAAAGTGTGTGAAAAATTCTGTTGAAATATTTGACTTCTTATTTAAATATTATTCTAAAGAATATGATCTTAGTAATATGATGTCTAAACAGAATTTTATAAATAGATTTAAAGAATTTTTTCAGAGTGTTGAGACTGATCTTGAAAAGAGCTTGTACTTAGACAAGTTATCTAAACAACTAAGCATTGAAAAAGATATACTTAAAGAGACTTTGGTAGTTAAAAATAGGAAAAAATCAAGGAAAGTAGAAGGAATTACAGAAGATATAAGTATATCAAAAGAAGAAACAGCAAGTAAATTAGAAGAACTAACACTTGGACTTATTATAGCTAAAAATGAATATTTTGAATATTTTAAAAATAAGAATATAAAAGGCTCTTTAACTAAAAAAATTTTTCAGTATCTTAAAGAAAAAGATGATGAATCAAATATAGTGAGAGAATTTAAAGATAGTGTTGAATTGACAATATCTGAAACAGAGGAATGGGAAATTATAATCTGTATGGTTATAAATGATTTTTCCAATGATGATAGAACAAATAAATTATTAGAAGAGATATTTATATCTTGGTTTAGGATAGAATTGAAAGAAAAACAAAAGAATAGAGAAAATATTAGTAAAACAATAGAGCTTAAAAGCATCGAATTAAAATTGAATGCAACTAATGATTTTTCAAAAATACTGGATATATATAAAGAATATGAGGAAATAGTTAATCTATAA
- the rpoD gene encoding RNA polymerase sigma factor RpoD, whose amino-acid sequence MREFIKNEKVLSLVRKAMENKFITYEEINEELKSDFPVEKIDQLITGMMEQGIEIVRQEDLEKEKKLAASLKKDEELISKTQNKEEFSDEDEIDDILDERTEDLDDFEHFNPEELEEISEDELVSDDLFNLSGDMKVDEPIKMYLREIGQIPLLSHDEELEYAKRALEGDEWASKQLIEANLRLVVSIAKKHTNRGLKLLDLIQEGNIGLMKAVEKFEYSKGYKFSTYATWWIRQAITRAIADQGRTIRIPVHMIETINKIKKEARIYLQETGKDATPEVLGERLGMEVDKVKAIQEMNQDPISLETPVGSEEDSELGDFVEDHKMLNPYELTNRSLLREQLNGVLNTLSSREERVLRYRYGLDDGSPKTLEEVGKIFKVTRERIRQIEVKALRKLRHPSRRKKLEDFKV is encoded by the coding sequence ATGAGAGAGTTTATAAAAAATGAGAAGGTTCTTTCTTTAGTCAGAAAAGCAATGGAAAATAAGTTTATAACTTATGAGGAAATAAATGAAGAATTAAAGAGTGATTTTCCAGTAGAAAAAATTGATCAGCTAATAACAGGAATGATGGAACAAGGGATTGAGATTGTAAGACAAGAAGATTTGGAAAAAGAAAAAAAACTTGCAGCATCTTTAAAAAAAGATGAAGAACTTATTTCAAAAACTCAAAATAAAGAGGAGTTTTCTGATGAAGATGAAATAGATGATATTTTAGATGAAAGAACAGAAGATTTAGATGATTTTGAACATTTTAATCCAGAAGAATTGGAAGAAATAAGTGAAGATGAACTTGTAAGTGATGATTTGTTTAATCTTTCTGGGGATATGAAAGTTGATGAACCTATAAAAATGTATCTTCGTGAAATAGGACAGATACCATTGCTTAGTCATGATGAAGAACTGGAATACGCTAAAAGAGCCTTAGAGGGAGATGAATGGGCAAGTAAACAACTCATAGAAGCCAATCTCAGACTGGTTGTAAGTATAGCTAAAAAGCATACCAATAGAGGACTTAAACTTCTTGATCTTATTCAAGAAGGAAATATAGGCTTAATGAAAGCTGTTGAAAAATTTGAATATAGCAAAGGATACAAATTTTCTACATATGCTACTTGGTGGATAAGACAAGCTATAACAAGAGCTATTGCTGATCAAGGTAGAACAATAAGAATTCCAGTACATATGATAGAAACTATAAACAAAATAAAAAAAGAAGCAAGAATTTATTTGCAAGAAACAGGTAAAGATGCCACTCCAGAAGTTTTAGGTGAAAGACTAGGGATGGAAGTAGATAAAGTAAAAGCTATTCAAGAGATGAATCAAGATCCTATATCTCTTGAAACTCCAGTAGGAAGCGAAGAAGATAGTGAATTAGGAGACTTTGTAGAAGATCATAAAATGCTTAATCCATATGAACTTACAAATAGATCACTTCTTAGGGAACAACTCAATGGAGTATTGAATACTCTTAGCAGCAGAGAAGAAAGAGTTTTAAGATATAGATATGGATTAGATGATGGTTCACCTAAGACATTAGAAGAAGTAGGGAAAATATTTAAAGTGACAAGAGAGAGAATAAGACAGATAGAAGTAAAAGCTTTAAGAAAACTTAGACATCCAAGCAGAAGAAAAAAATTAGAAGATTTTAAAGTATAA
- a CDS encoding sigma-70 family RNA polymerase sigma factor, whose protein sequence is MQILSVKELEKEIIGNYKDDDDFREFLDENSGKELKFDSHHTGSKEPEDINEFAEETVIDYLEELSNMEVISDYEEDNYLKDIRESDKEKIIVKNLNEVASIAFNYVKIGIGYMDIVQEGTVGLIKAIDYFDSDKNGDFKNYSKYWIAREIILYIENKVEDIRNEFKNFFRRKKDNFGKMHEHDHREEYHDEVHLKEEDLLPTLEAIEKKEKMVEKKIDFFTLENRLGEKQIEVLNYYFGFGKDKRYSIFEIEDILKLENGQGEELFQSALLILSTVEGKMFL, encoded by the coding sequence ATGCAAATATTAAGTGTCAAAGAACTGGAAAAAGAAATAATTGGTAATTATAAAGATGATGATGATTTTAGAGAATTTTTAGATGAGAATTCAGGTAAAGAGTTGAAGTTTGACAGTCATCATACTGGTTCAAAGGAACCTGAGGATATAAATGAATTCGCAGAGGAAACTGTCATTGATTATCTGGAAGAACTTTCCAATATGGAAGTGATAAGTGATTATGAAGAAGATAATTATTTGAAAGATATAAGGGAATCAGATAAAGAAAAGATAATAGTAAAAAATCTTAATGAAGTAGCTTCTATAGCCTTTAATTATGTAAAAATAGGAATAGGATACATGGACATAGTACAAGAAGGAACAGTTGGACTGATAAAAGCTATTGATTATTTTGATTCTGATAAAAATGGAGATTTTAAAAATTATTCTAAATATTGGATAGCAAGAGAAATTATATTGTATATAGAAAATAAAGTGGAAGATATTAGAAATGAATTTAAAAATTTCTTTAGGAGAAAAAAAGATAATTTTGGAAAAATGCATGAACATGATCATAGAGAGGAGTATCATGATGAAGTACATTTAAAAGAAGAGGATCTTCTTCCTACACTAGAGGCTATTGAGAAAAAGGAAAAAATGGTAGAGAAAAAAATAGATTTTTTTACTTTAGAAAATAGATTAGGTGAGAAACAAATAGAAGTTTTAAATTATTATTTTGGATTTGGGAAAGATAAGAGATATTCTATCTTTGAAATTGAAGATATTTTAAAATTAGAAAATGGGCAGGGAGAAGAATTATTTCAAAGTGCTCTTCTGATACTTTCAACAGTAGAAGGGAAGATGTTTTTATGA
- a CDS encoding Nif3-like dinuclear metal center hexameric protein translates to MITKKIINFLEEKYPKDNAEEWDNVGLLVGDNNKDIKKIQISIDATEKAIDYAVKNEIDMIITHHPLIFKPLKSIVMSELPGRKVIKLIKSGINLYSIHTNLDSSKSGLNDYILELLEIKEYKIIDINENDEMAGIGRIYSLDNKITISEYADFIKEKMKIKNVRIISSDIETNIKKIALINGSGMSYWRKVKSLGAELFITGDISYHDALDAKEAGLNLIDIGHFESENCFSELLKEKLREMGLEISIFNDGPIFENY, encoded by the coding sequence ATGATAACTAAAAAGATAATAAATTTTCTAGAGGAAAAATATCCTAAAGATAATGCTGAAGAATGGGATAATGTAGGATTGTTAGTTGGTGATAATAATAAAGATATAAAAAAAATTCAGATATCTATAGATGCTACAGAAAAAGCTATAGATTATGCAGTTAAAAATGAAATAGATATGATAATAACTCATCATCCTCTGATATTTAAACCATTAAAATCTATTGTAATGTCTGAACTTCCTGGAAGGAAAGTTATAAAACTTATAAAGAGTGGAATAAATTTATATTCTATTCATACTAACCTTGATTCTTCAAAATCTGGTTTGAACGACTATATTCTTGAATTGCTTGAAATAAAAGAATACAAGATAATAGATATAAATGAAAATGATGAAATGGCAGGAATAGGAAGAATTTATTCTTTAGATAATAAAATAACTATTTCAGAATATGCTGATTTTATTAAAGAAAAAATGAAAATAAAAAATGTAAGAATAATAAGTAGTGATATAGAAACAAATATAAAAAAAATAGCTTTAATCAATGGTTCTGGAATGAGTTATTGGCGAAAAGTAAAGTCTTTAGGAGCAGAACTTTTTATAACTGGAGATATAAGTTATCATGATGCATTAGATGCTAAAGAAGCTGGATTAAATCTTATAGATATTGGACATTTTGAAAGTGAGAATTGCTTTTCAGAACTTTTAAAAGAAAAATTAAGAGAGATGGGATTAGAAATATCAATATTTAATGATGGTCCTATTTTTGAAAATTATTAA